In Cryptomeria japonica chromosome 5, Sugi_1.0, whole genome shotgun sequence, the genomic window gtaaaatttcaggagctagattgTCTCATGCCAAATCTATTTGTCTTGGTTGGGATGATCAACCTCCTAATTGGTTTAATAAATTTGATTTCCAATGGGGTGGCCCCTCTAAAATTGTCAGATATTTGGGTATCCCCTTTTCTGTTGACCCCTCTTTGAAAGAGATGTGGGCTTGGGTTAAGGATAAGATCCATAATAAACTAAACAAGTGGCACAATAGGTCTCTATCTTTTGCTATAAGGATCCAAGTCTGCCAAAAAATTATGTCCTCTTACAACATTTATTATGCCTCTTCTTGGATGTTTAATGACTATCAAGTTATGGAAATCCAGAAGGCTATAAGAAATTATCTTTGGTCTGATGGGAAGGGAAATAAAAAGATGCATTCTGTCAATTGGAAGTGGTGTCATGTTGATAAGCTCCTTGGGGGCCTGGGGTTGAACGACCTGAGACTTAGCAGTCTTGCTTTGGCCtccaaatggatctttcatgccTTGGCGGGAGATGAGCCTTGGAAAGTTCTGATTTGTAACAATATTGAGAGGGGATATCCTAAAAGTGCCAAATTTTGGAAAAATCTTCCTCTCACTGATCTCATTTGTGGTGAATTTCCTATTACTGTTCAAGGCTCGGCGGTctttaaatccatctggaaagcctggaaCCATGTTAGGCAATTCATCACTAACATAGATTTTTTTGATAATAAAACCCTCCACGGTGAAaggtccatttggtggaaccttAAGCTTGGTGATAAACCTCTTTCTCTTACCCAAGGGTGCTCAGCTAAGTATTGGGCTAACCTTGGAATCAAGCAATTCATTGATATCTTTGAAATGGACAGACTTATCCTTTGGGATGATCTTAAGAGTAAGTTTAAACTTCCTGATTCTCATAAAAAGACTTATAGTATGATTGTTAAAGCTAGTAAAAACATTCCTTTTCTATGTCATGTGGACTCTAATAGTTATTTAAAGATAAAATGGCCTGATGGTATTATCATTTCTAAGCTTAAGGCTAAGAATATTTATTCTGTTTTAAATTATAATGTTGATGTTATCAATCATGTTAACAATATTTGGAATACTGATTTGGATATTTCTTcttggaaaaagtattttgattaTCTTTGGAAAATCTCCATTGATCCtaaaattaaatgttttaaatggttaCTTATTCTTAATAAGCTTCCTATTAGGAGCTCTTTCTTTGATGTTAACTATTGCACCATTTGCAGAACCCCGAAAATGGGAAATCATATTTTCTTTGAGTGCAGTTTTGCTAAAGAGGTTTGGTTAatgtttggtatttctatcccttctaatttcaatttctttGAAGTTATTACTGGGTTTATCTCTAATGCTAAAAAAGATGTTAACATGTTTTGGGATATTACCTCATCTAGCATTTTATGGCAAATTTGGAAGTGCAAAAATGAAGAAAGGTTTCAAAATATCCCCAGAatgcttactgagtcttttcgaagtctcacatattttaaaaaaatttcgcAGATTCAGATCACCATGAAAATCAACAAGGATAAATTCAAAAGGCTTCTCAAGGACGGTCATGCTACCTTTTTTGCCAATGACATTAAGAATGGATATTTCTGGAGGTTGCATTTGGATAATATACATGATTTCAATCAAACTTTCAGCAGAATTAGAAAGGAGATTAAAAGAAGACCTCACAATGCTACTAATGAGTCGGTTTACATGCTGAAAC contains:
- the LOC131876029 gene encoding uncharacterized protein LOC131876029, with product MVAMFLLDFEKAYDRIEWSFINMMLQAFGFPSFFCGIVNMFLKDAHAQIDVNGSLSTFPLGRSIRQGCPLAPALFVIASEALFYILRDNTLSPAIKGVILPNKEIINCQFVDDTSLFHETSEDNFIAMINKLNFFCKISGARLSHAKSICLGWDDQPPNWFNKFDFQWGGPSKIVRYLGIPFSVDPSLKEMWAWVKDKIHNKLNKWHNRSLSFAIRIQVCQKIMSSYNIYYASSWMFNDYQVMEIQKAIRNYLWSDGKGNKKMHSVNWKWCHVDKLLGGLGLNDLRLSSLALASKWIFHALAGDEPWKVLICNNIERGYPKSAKFWKNLPLTDLICGEFPITVQGSAVFKSIWKAWNHVRQFITNIDFFDNKTLHGERSIWWNLKLGDKPLSLTQGCSAKYWANLGIKQFIDIFEMDRLILWDDLKSKFKLPDSHKKTYSMIVKASKNIPFLCHVDSNSYLKIKWPDGIIISKLKAKNIYSVLNYNVDVINHVNNIWNTDLDISSWKKYFDYLWKISIDPKIKCFKWLLILNKLPIRSSFFDVNYCTICRTPKMGNHIFFECSFAKEVWLMFGISIPSNFNFFEVITGFISNAKKDVNMFWDITSSSILWQIWKCKNEERFQNIPRMLTESFRSLTYFKKISQIQITMKINKDKFKRLLKDGHATFFANDIKNGYFWRLHLDNIHDFNQTFSRIRKEIKRRPHNATNESVYMLKQIQDQKSMVWMDGAMGWLAWVDTWDDVFY